Within Capra hircus breed San Clemente chromosome 7, ASM170441v1, whole genome shotgun sequence, the genomic segment TTTTCTCAAGTCACAACTCTTTTGGTTGCTAGTGACAGAAATCCAGTTCAAACTGGCTTAAGCAAAAAAATCATCAGGAGTCAGTTTCTACCTCTCTGTCACTTGCCTTGCAGGTGGGCCTGGCCCCCAGCAGGGCTGTCTGTCAGAGGAacgagagttcctctttcatgtCCCTCCACAGAGATCCCAGGTTGACTCACGGCCCACCTGAGTCCTGGTGCAGACTCAGTGAGCAGCAGAGCCTGGCTCAGACCCGAAGCAGGACACACTGGCCAGAGACAGGAACTCAGTGGAGAGGAGATCAGACACACTCGAGTAGTGCACAGGTGTTCACAAGCTTGGGAGCTTTCTGTCTGCAAAGGCCTCAAGCAGTGCGGTGGGCTGGCCCACAAAAGTATAAGGAAGAATGTTATGACTCTGATGAAAAGGTGGTCTTTTCAGTAGTTTAATGTGATGATGCTGCCCATCTGCCCTCCTTTCCCATTCAGCCGCTCTTTCTAGAAACAGCTCAGGGCCGCTGGTCCCTTCCCCTGAGGGCTGCCTGCCCCCTTTCAGGCGGAGCTTGCCGTGCACCGCCCCCGCCTGGGGGCAGCTCTCAGAGAGCACCGGCCAGGTCTGAGCGCTCCCTGACCAGCTCTGAGCGCTCCCTGAAACTTGAGAACGAGCTGTGGACGCTGACGTGCTGCCGCTTCTTGGATGCGAGCATTAtttagagagagagggaggcatcCTCAGGGCGCCCTCCCACTTCTCACATGGCTCGCCCCATTTCTCTCCTCCTGCCTGTCCTCTTCATGTTGGACAAACGACAGAGTTAGAGAGACACTCCTAGTAAGGCAGAGGCCTCAGAAAAGCAGACAAAGGCTGGTCTTGGAAAGGCACCCCTGCCCTGAGCAGCCTCCACCTTCCGAGTGCCCTTCACAGCCGGGGTGGGTCAGCGCTGCCAGCGAGACGCGGGTTCTCCCCGTTCCTCCTTTGTGCAAGCCCCCGCCAGACAACAGGGAAGGGGAAGCCTCCTGCCAGACGCCTCCACCAGCTGCAGACACACATCTGAATGCTCAAATCATGTTTCCCAGGGAAGTTCTGTGTCTCGGGCAGCCTCTGGCCCTGTCGGTCTACCCGCCTGCTTCTGCAGCCGGGCGGGGAGGGGAAGAGCCCCTGCCCGCGTTCCTGGAGGCCACAGGGTGTTCTctttcaaaggctttgatgtTTGGTTTCCTCGTCCTTCCCTAGAAGTCTAACCTGTGACTCAGAGCCTTCCTCTCCGACACTTAGACTAGGCGAATCCGGTGACAGTTTAAGCTAACCTCAGCTCTTCAAGAAGGGCTTTGACATACACATAGTGTTCTGCTCTATCTGGCTCAGTTCTGCCATTTTAGACCATGTTGGGTCCTGTCTTCTATGTGGAGAACTAAGGAATTATTCTTCCATTAATGACTGAGAATGGGACAAGAACAAGCAACCGTGCCCCCTGAGCCTGGCTGTTCTAGACAGAGCTGGcagcaggaggggcagggaggcctacAGATGAGGGGTCCCGCACCTGGCGAGGGAGTGCCCCTGCCCCTCGCACATGTCACAGGCGGGAACAGTTGTTCAGAGAAGCCAGAAACATGGGCTTTGATGAGGTCATTCTCAGGTGTTAAGTGATTGTAACTGTTTCAAAGCCTTTTTaaaccctgctgcaactcaatagCGTATATCTTGGGCCAGATTCGGTCCAGAGGCTCAGCCTCAAGACCGCCCCAGACACGAGCCAATACAGTGAGATGACTCTGGGATGGTAAAAAGGTGGAAAGAAGTTATTCTGTAAGAACTCATGTTATCACATTCCTCTTGTTGCCCTCACAAAGCCAAAAGGTTGACTGTCGATTTACTTCATGAGAGCCTGAAAGTCTCTCTTAGTGAGGCTatgaatttctctctctctttttttaaggtcAAAGCTGAAGATGGAAGACATCAAAGAAGTAAATAAGGCACTGAAGGTACTGGACTATTAATGTCATTAAGAACCACTACTGGTAGCTATCAGCCAGCTCTTGGCATGCTCTGAGGTTTTCTCGCAGCAGTCAGGTGAGAATATGCGGTTGAGTCCTGGCTCCCATCACTTATTCACAGACAAGGAAACGCTGCCCAGAACTGTGTGTCTAGGCTGAGATGGTGGCGCGGACAAGCAGCAGGGCCTGGACGGGTCCTGGAGGAGTCAAGGTCCTCTGGTTCTGGTCTCTCTGCCATCAGCTGCAGTTTGACGTTAGACCTAGATCATAGGTGCcctaatgaaggaaatgaaacGTGGTAGAAAGAGATCCaggttgtcttctttttttttttttttttaatgatcagaGTAAGACCTTTCCCTCCAGGTAAGGTGCTAGAGGCCACACTGTCCCGTTAAAGTGCCCTGGGCCGTTTCCGGGGACCACTTAAGCTCTCAGCTGGGCCACGTTTCTGAACCATTCTGGGGAGGGCAGAACGGCACACGCCACTTAAGAGAGCAGGGACATGTGGGCCAGGTGGCCCAGTGTGGCGCGGAGCTAGCCTGCTGAGGCCGAGAGTGGAGTGGGAGAGGGCAGGAGTTTCTGACCCTCAGCCTGAGCTCTGCTCTGGCAGCAGTGTACAGACAGCCCTCTTCCCAAGGGACCCTGCAGCACACGCTGGGGCAGAGACCCTTCTGTCTCTAGGCACTTGATTACCAGCCCGCCTCAGGTCAGAAGCAGCAAATTGTCATAGCAACTAACAGCAGCCTGGACTTGCAGTTCACATCAGTTTTATTTTAGCCTCCCTTGTAGACTGAAAAGCTCCTTAGATGTCATTGCTGTGAGCTGTTTTTGTCCCCTGCAGATGTAAACAAGTGTTTGCACATAATGTCAGCTGACAGTGCTAGAGGGAGGATAGAAGTCATGAAATGGGACCCTGGGGCTTCCTGGAGCGGTGGAGCCCACGGCTGAAAGCATGGTGGGGCTGTGCTGCGCCTCCTACTCATATCTCTGTGTCATCAAGGAAGCGACAGTCAGCAGAAGCCACGGCGCCATTAAGGTGCCTGGGGCGCTTGACCCTCGAACAGCTCAGTCTCTGAGCCGAGCAAATGTGTATCTCGGTTTTCCCTTAGAAAGACTTCCAGAAAGgcatctctctaagcctcagttgccTCCTCTGCTTCCCCAGGAAGCTCTGAGAATCAGGACGTCAGTGTGTGTGGAGAAGCACCTCCTGTCTCCGCAGCACGTTGCCCTCCTTTCTTAGCGGGGACTGCTGTCACAGATTTTCTGGTCTGGCAGCCAGGGTTGGCCCATCTTCCTCCTGCCAGTTTAGGGGCAGTTTGGATAATGTCTCAGCCAGGGATGGAGTTACAAGCACCAGACCCTGATTCTGATCACCTCGGCCTTAGGGAGTGGAGGAGTCTCAGGTTAATGCAAGGCTGGAGAATCTGGCAACCTGCGGAGACAAGGAAGCCCCAGGGCAGGCAGGCTGCAGCACATGAGCCCCAGCTATGGTCAGGGTGGGGGACAATCCTGGGACCACTTCTAGTGGAGAAGAGGCAGTCCCTCAAAGGCAAACCAGGTGCTATTAGGGACAGTGGCTGCTGGGCTGAAGGATGAACACAGCTAAAGTCTCATCAGGAGCCATAAAATAGACTGTGTGTTCTTTCTTCCTCAGGGCCATACTTGGCTGAAAGACGATGAAGCAACACACTGTAAGCAGTGTGAAAAGGAGTTCTCCATTTCCCGGAGAAAGGTATGTGGGGTAGCCCTCCACTTGCTCGCCCAGGGACTAAGTTGGTACCTTGCCTGGGCCCTGGTTCTGGAGAAGGCCCGTAGCACTAGGCCCGCTGCATTGGGTTCATGCTGACTGGTCTGCTGGCAGATGGCTTCCCAGCCTGCCCCCTTCAGGGACCTCAGCCCACTAGCACAGGAGGCCTTGTCGCCACCACAGTCCTGTCTGTAATTTGGGAGTTGGGGCTGCTTGTTTGCAGAAGTGgtctaggtgtgtgtgtgtataagctgAAAATTCTTTGAGAGCAATAGGACCAAAATCTGGCCTAGTTAGGCAAAACCAGAATCTATAGGGAACCTCTGGGCAGTTAGTCTTAAGACAGGCATCCCGGTGGCAATCTGGGCAGGGCACTTGCGTCCAGTGAATCTGCCTCCGCCTGGGTAGCCCGCCTTCAGGTTCCAGGAACACATGATCTTGGGCCTAGCTTTCAGTCCAAGGTTGACCAGGCCTTGATTGACCAGCTGGGCAGGGCAAGATACAGATGCCACACAAAATAGAGAGCCTTTATTAAAGGACTTCTCATGAGtgacttggagaaggcagtggcaccccactgcagttctcttgcctggaaaatcccatggacagaggagcctggtaggctgcaatccacggggtcgctgagagtcagacacgactgagcaatttcactttcacttttcattttcatgcattggagacggaaatggcaacccactccagtgttcctgcctggagaatcccagggatgggggagcctggtgggctgccctctatggggtcgcacagtcggacacgcctgaagcgacttagcagcagcagcatgagtggCTGGCTAAAGAAACCTTGGGTCACCACTGTGGAATGCAGCAATTACAGGGAACATACCCAGGCACTTGAAGGATCACTGACTACCAACTCACTGAGAGTTGTCAAGTccaataaacacaaagaaaaagaacctTACTCATGCCATTGGACACCCCCTCCAACACTCCAGATTTTACAGGAACAGAAATGTGGAAACATGAGGTCTTGAAGAACCCCTTTCAAAATGATAcaagcctctggaggagggattGTAGCGTATTAAGCTTTAAAGGTTGGTCAGCTAGAGTGGGTGTGCAGGCCCAGGCAGCACAGCAGTCGGTAACTGCCGCTTTTCACCCTCCAGCACCACTGCCGGAACTGCGGCCACATCTTCTGCAACGCGTGCTCCAGCAATGAGCTGGCCCTGCCCTCCTACCCCAGACCAGTCCGCGTGTGCGACAGCTGCCACACCCTGCTCCTTCAGCGGTGCTCCTCCTCCACCAGCTCCTAAGGCAGGGGCCTCCGCAGGGCCTGCCTGCTAGACCAGCTGCCAGCCTACCTTCGTGTCTGGGGGCAGCCTCAGAACAGTGCCAAACTCTCTGGGTCTTGAGTTGGTCCGGGACTTGGAAGGTTGATTCCCAGGCTGAGCTGCTGGCCCTCTGGAACGCAGCACGCAGGACTGGAAGCTACACAGGCCTCTCCTTTCCAAGCTGTACGGAATCAACTCCTCTGGACTGAAATTCTCACTTGACAGCACCGGCTTTGGTTCAGATATAACTTCATGATTTTGCTATTATCGGTTTTCAATTTCCAAAGAATTAACCTCTTTTACAACAGCCCAACTAGTTGTAGTAATCAggtccttttcctccctcctacTCCAGCATGCTTTCCCCTGCTTCAGAGTCAAGAATTCACACCCTTGTGACTATCCATCATTAGCCCTGCaataaaactgtttatttttcattctggtATAAATAAGGAAGCTTAGGTCAGCTTCACAGGATGCCCAGAGCAAGCCCCGTTTCAGGACTAGAGGCCCTCAGTGAGGGTGGCCGCATCTGAGGTAGAGGCCTGAGCTTGCTGGGTTCTGCTGCCCAGATGAATAAAGGACAAGCTGAGCTGTTGAAGTTCATCAACAGGCCTAGAGGAAGTATCTCACCAAAGCTCAGAATGTCTTCCCTTCTCTAACAGGGAGTTAGTGTAGTTAATTACAGATGGAAGCACCCATAGAAAAACACCTGCCAGGCAGTCATTTTGGATTTcagggtacacacacacacacacacacccctaactTCCCTCCACCAGTTAATGGCCTTGAGTATTCAGATTACAGTTTAACAAGCACTGTACCACAATCAGGTCAGCCCATCTGTATGCAAGGCCTCTTTTCAGTGCCTGAGTCCATCTCCCACCAGTGTTCTGACCTTGGCTGTCCAGCCTCTGCTTGAGAGCCTGGCTCTCTTCCTTCTGTACTCTGTCCTAGCACAAGGCACGCCCACAGCCTAGCAGTTTCCACATCTGCTCACCTAAATACACCGTTATGGATGGGAAACATGGAAGATTCGGTGACGTTAGGTCCCAGATCTGTGTGACCAGCCGCCAAAACCGTGTGCCCTGCTTCAAAGCTACATTCATTCCAAAGTGCAGACTTTTTTAGTCCTATTTAAGGAAGCACATGGCAGCAAAAAGGGACTTTCTCCTCTTCCCTAACCTAATCTGAGCAGCTTTCTTAACCTCATTCAGGGCCCAACTTTCCCAAAGTTTACATACCACACGTCCGCCAGCTGGTCTAGCATTAGGTCTGTACCTTGTTTGCAGTGTGCCCAATTTTTACTCCAACTTGCTGAGGAGCCTTAGGTTAAGTCACTTCTCAGCCTGTCTCATCTGCACACAGAAGGGGAACAGGATACCTTCCTGCTTCAAGACAGTTCTGACAGTTCCCACCACTACCTCACTTTATCATCCTGATTTCTTCTAAAACCTGACCCTGCCCCCATGCCCCAAGCACCATTCACAGAGTGCTTGTGCCGGACACTAAATATCTAGCTGCATGGAGAAAAATTTAAGATGTCCATTATGTAACTGAACTTTGGAACCCTGAGTTTCTGGTTTGGAAAACTTTCCCTTACTTGGGCAAACAAGGGACAGATAAAAGGCAGTGTTTCTCCAGCTTAAATAGATTGTGGAGGGGTAAGGGTCATGATAAATGACACCAAGTTTGGAGACTGACCATTCCTAACAAACTCCCAGGTGAAGATGCTGGTCCATGGAGTCCAGTGTTCCAAACAAACACAATGTTTCTAAGCATTTTTTCAAGTTTCAACAAAGATGTtccttgttaaaaaaacaaaaactaaaggaCTAGGGAAGATGAAGGAACACTCTCCTTGTGCCTGATTTCCCCGGACACAGACCAAGTAAAGATCTCAAGGGCATTACTAGGTTTAGAACAGTGCACCCCCAGAAAATTCTCTCCAAGCCTGCAGAAGACAATTTATAAAACATTAGAATACTTCTGTATCCCCAACCCAGCTGAAGGTATGCACCCAGTTTTCAGAGCACGCGGAAGGGCAAGAGGATACGCAGAGTACCTCAGTGTATCTGTGCAGCGCTCCCAACTGCAATCGTCAAGAAATGCTATCATTCTAAGCAGTTTTTCTACATTCACCATACTAACCACCCCCCCCTTCAGCACTGTCAGCAAATAAAAATGGCTTTGAACAGCACAAGCCTTTGTTCACAGCTCCAATTCTGAATTCTCACCTCCATGCAGCAAACAGTTTACATTAGGGGGATGTCGAATGAGTGGCAATTCCCACATTCCCAGTGTTAAGTGTCTGAAGGTAATTCTAGAACTATATCTGTATTGCTTGCTACCTTCCTAGCAAATGACACTTGAGTTTTACCTATGGATAAAGATTTCAATTAGAGTTAAAACTAATCATTTGTTCTCACTACTTGATAGCTTTATACTTAATAAAGTAATTTTGCTTGAGTTTTACCTATGGATAAAGATTTCAGTTAGAGTTAAAACTAATCATTTGTTCTCACTACTTGATAGCTTTATACTTTATAAAGTAATTTTGCTCCTAAGCAGACTTGATCTTGAGGAGCgaagcaaaaacaaaagactGAATCTCATTTCAAAGTCCTCTATGAGCTAGCTCCTTCTAGAAGGAGCAAAATTCAAAAGACGCCTCAAGATTGCCTCTGGCACTTACTCAGCCATGCTAAGGCTTCCACAGACATGCAGAGCATAACAGAAGACACTTCTGCCTCCCCCTTGGCCTTGTGCAAGTGCTTAGCAAGTCAAAGGCAATTCAGATCACATCCTGTGCAGCCAGGCCAAACATACCGACCTTCCACAGGACCCCAAAGCTTAATTTACCTTCAGTTGTACTGGAAGGAAAAGTCTGAAGACATCTCCACAACAGCCACAACTGCCAAGCCTGTCTGCCACAGCCAGAGATGCAGGCCACTGTCCACCTACGCCCCAGGCAGCAAGAAAGCACCAAGAAACAGTCCACATGACACTGAAGCACAGACCAGACAAAGTGCAGTTTCTAAAAGGAAGATTTATTCGACAAGTTTCACTTAGCGCAATACACCTAAAAGGAAAATCACAatacaatgaaaaatttaaatcaaGGCCTCAGAATTTCATACAAACACCAAGACCAAAATCCTAAAGTATTGGTATTGCGTGTCAAATTTCCcccattaacttaaaaaaaaaagcttaaacttACGTGCCATAGAGGTTATTAAATGAAACTAGAATTAACAAACATGCCAAATGTTTCACTTTTAATTGTAGACACAGCTCCTATATTgagttttacaaaaaaaaagcaTGTCTTTCAACATGCATCCAGACAGTGTTCAATGTAATGTGATGTAAGAGCAACATTTAACATAATTCAACTGCTTTAACCTAAATACACTTACTGCTTAAGTACATCCTACAATAGAACTAACTTGAGAAAAGCTGAAAATTATTTAACAGTAATAGTTTACTCAACCTAGTTGTTACATCCTAGATGAATGTGTGTTCAAAAATACTGAACCTTAAGTCTTTAAAACAATCCTGATTTCCACTTAGAGTAAGCATAAATCACAAGCTTGTATTGCAAAACTGTTAAAacttaagtttttcttttaaaaaatgttgaccaAGAGTCAGTGACCAGGGCCAGTTACACTCCCCATCCACCACTCATACTGGACATGCTAGACATCCCTCCCATTCCGTTCACTCCCACAGATGCTCGGCTTCCACTACTGTAGTAGCTGCTGCTCACTGCTCCTTGGCTGCCTGCAAAGAGAGCAAGTTGACAAGTCAGGATAAGCATCAGATCAGCAGTCAACTAAAATATAGCATtccaaaaaaagtttaaaaagtatacGAGTACAAATGGCTGCTGTCCAAGTGGCGAGAAGCATGTTTGGGAAAAGGGACTCCCGACTccaaacaagtctcaataaaccCCTTTTCTCTGCAGTACCAACTTGCCAGACTCTTGTGCTACCATTTATTTGGATGCTTCAGGATCAACGTTGAAAAAAGTTTAAAGGAAAACTAGTGTTTTTCAAAAATTGCAAAATTACTTCATGTCGTTTTTAAAGCtaaacaaagcattttaaaaaaaatttaccgTAAACATTCACAATGTGTCCATCGAATGGCATGTATGAATAGGGAGCACAGGGGcaatctcttgcttttcctattcaTGGTGGGCAGGAAGTGAGACAACAAGGTTGGACTAAAGGCAACTCACTGTGCCCAAGATGGCAGCCTCCATGGAGTTAAATAAGAGCCATTGACTGCTATAGAAAGTGTTATTACAACATATCAATATTTGCTATTgggaatttaaattatattttttgagaaaatatttacctATGCAATGTTTGATTGAAAATCACTGGAGTTTTCCTGTAAAACTTGGTCTGCAAAAGGATTTTGTAGGGTAAGACTATAATACCAAAATCACCATTCTTTAGACCaactgaaaaaattaattaataaaaccAATCCTAGGTTAACTGACTAGTAAATACGGTCTTGAACCCAACCACCATTCTAACTTTTCCCTCCATCTAACATGGATTCACTGCTaacaaaaagacaggaaaagagagcaACTTTAATGTTCTAACAAGCGGAGGCAGATGTTTTCTGGCCCAACATTATTCAAAGTTGCACTATTGACTATTTTGAATTCACAGAATACTTCCCCCTCCCAATGATTGATTCTGAAAATTAAActatttgaatatttatattaGGATCAAGAACATACATTTAATAACCCAATTTTACCAAACAAGGAGCCTGAACATTCCCAACTAAGGAAACCTGCCTGAAACTGATtctaagtatattaaaaaaagaacacttaCCGTATCCACTCATGCTGCTCTGGCCACCATAGCCGCCTCCATAACCACCACTCAGCTGCTGGCTAGCCGGGCCACCGTAACTGGACTGGTTTGCTGTTAAGTTAAGACAACATTAGAACCCTGTTTCTTATGTAATGTGGTACCTGGTGGTACCCGGCTTGTAATTCTAAatctattttcttccagtcttgaTCTTAGTATCACTAGAGCCTGCTGTACCACCTTCTGCCTATTGCCTATGACCAGACTACCTTTCTATCCATCGTATGAGCTAGTCAAACACTTAAAAACCACAAGGCCAAAAGTATACATAGCAGGACTGAATCCACATTTCCTTAAGTAGAGGCATTTTGACAACACCTTATGAAACTGCTTAATTAGATTTAACGGGATTTCCCCCCATGATTCCATATAATAAGGGTGTTTCAATACACAGGTATCACTGAACACTTAATTAAGCCCAACCATTTAGTTTGATCCTGTGCttttttgctaaatattttaggcttataCTTCATACTTACAACTAATTTCTTTCTACAGGCCCCTCCCCCAAAAGTACTTCAAACCAACTTATCTATTCTAAGCATTTTATGTAACTCACAGACATTTAAAGCATACTATTCAAATAAAAACTTTTCTTTGCCTAAATTTTGCTAAACCCCTTATAAATAACTTAACTTATATAAATTCACTTATATAGATataaatgttttggtttttaaaaaaactaacgaTATTTACACAAGCCCATGCCTCCCATCATTTGGCTACCATAAGCACCACCGCTTGCTCCTGCTGTAGAATTCAAGAAGAGTTCTACATATCTGTGTTCTGAAATGAGAGAAAAGGCATACAAGGttagcttaaaaaaaagacactaaaGTGATATTTAcacaaacccatgcctcctagcATTTGGCTACCGTAAGCACCACCGCTTGCTCCTGCTGTAGAATTCAAGAAGAGTTCTACATATCTGTGttctgaaatgagaaaaaaaaaagtttgaaaacatttgttggttaaagaaaaataagctctttttaagttcttttaaGTAGATCTGTGAACTTATTACTATTAGTATAAAAATCCTAGCTGCTTGTTCTCAGGTGATTTAATTCATGCAGGTTTTAAAAAGCAGTCAAGCATTCATCTAAATAGCTTAAGTCTGTCAATCAAGCATATACCTTAAGTCAGTGTTCTTATCAAATTAACTTATCAAATTCGTTTTAGTCACAGCAACCCAAGAACTTTTTAAAGATCCACGGACCCCTATCACTGGATTAAAAAATTTACACATCCTCAGTATTCCTCTATTATAATCATTAGTCACACTACCTGTAAAGAGACCCCAAAATCCTTAAATCACACTTACGCATATTTGCTTTGTCTTTCGACATAGCTGCCACAGCATCTTCGTGAGTTGCAAACTCGACATCTGCTTCACCAGTTACTCTGCCATCAGGACCAATTTCAATATGTACTCTCACAGGGTTGAGTGGTGAAAAAAACTAAATACAAGGTATTTCAAAGAATCAAAATCAAACCTTGTTACAAGAAACAAAATTCTAACATGCTGCTTCACTTAAGTAGAATCACCACGTTTTTACTGCTATACTGAAATAGACAATGCACCAACCCATCCTCCACTTACATTATAAATGTCATTCTCAGTGGCTCTGTAAGGCAATCCCCGCATGTGTACACAGTGTCCTGTTGTGCTCTGGAAAGTAGAGCCACCATCCCCGTATCTGTGATCAGACATTCCTGAAAAACAGTAATTGAGGTCTAGATGAACAAGAGTGTAAGTATCCCTCAGAAGAGAAATTCAATTCTTACCTTACCTCTTCCGAATCTATCTGACCCAAATCCATAGCCATCATTATAGCCATTATAATCATCATAGCCTCCATAAcctgaaaagacaaaaagtaCTATCACCACATGAAAACACTCACAAAGAACAGACCTCACGACACGTGCAGTCTACCTACCTCCACCATAAGCACCACGCCTCATCCTTTCAAAGCCCGCTCCTCGTCCAATGCTGTTATACCCTCTGCCAGCCCCAGGTCTGTCATAGGGACCTGGTCGCTGCATGGCCATAAGTTTTCGTGGTGGATCATAGTGAGTTCTAACTTCAGCTCGACTGCTCTTAAAGATTTCGATATACCTAAAGCATTGTTCGtgaggaagggaggtggggaagggagagaaaacatTAGTTCATTTCATACAGGTATTTAGTTACACAAGAAAACAATGAAGTCATAGCCATGAAACTGACTAATATTTAAAGCCAGATTTCTTATATTTGCATAGGCAATGACCAGAAATTCACTCAATTTTAAGATTTAATGTAAACTTTATAGGAGAAAAACATCCTCCTCTGAGGCAGAGCGCCCAACCTTAGGGGTAGAGAGGAGTACTGTAAATGTGTCAGGAGGGAAAGAATTCCACTCAACTTTCAACATTTCATGTCTTAAATCCATTGGCATCATGTATAGCAAGTGGGCTAAAAAGCCAGCCTCCACCAACAGTCTAGCCCACACTACACATATCCTTCCGCCAATAAATTCCCCAGCCTATGCTTTTAGTAGGAATCAGCATAGGTAAGCGCATGCTTCAATGAAAAATAGTCACAAGCAAAGAGAATATAAAACCTTTTGTGACAATTTCTTGAAAGCTATGCTTATTAATACATATGCAGAATATTTATACAGCAAGAAAAAGTTTGTTGCATTTCAACTTTAAAAACAAGATCAGAAAGTATCACATTTTCTTATGGTAATATTAATTTACTAGGTGGGTGTTATTACAGCTAAAGCCAGGTTtgcattaacatttttaaaaccatAGTCTCTCAACTCCACTGACTGGGGTTACTTAGGAATCTTACAAAATTGTGAAGTAGATCAAATTAACTGGGGACAATTTCAAAATCTAAAATTTAATCTGAAAGTACTATCAGACTTTTGACACTGGAAAAGTTTGAAAATTGTGGCAAAATATCAAATAGACtctgaaatcagatttttttcccttgactcTAAGCAGAGAGAATATGGATTTAATTGTTTACCATAAGAAAAGTG encodes:
- the HNRNPH1 gene encoding heterogeneous nuclear ribonucleoprotein H isoform X1; this encodes MMLGTEGGEGFVVKVRGLPWSCSADEVQRFFSDCKIQNGAQGIRFIYTREGRPSGEAFVELESEDEVKLALKKDRETMGHRYVEVFKSNNVEMDWVLKHTGPNSPDTANDGFVRLRGLPFGCSKEEIVQFFSGLEIVPNGITLPVDFQGRSTGEAFVQFASQEIAEKALKKHKERIGHRYIEIFKSSRAEVRTHYDPPRKLMAMQRPGPYDRPGAGRGYNSIGRGAGFERMRRGAYGGGYGGYDDYNGYNDGYGFGSDRFGRDLNYCFSGMSDHRYGDGGSTFQSTTGHCVHMRGLPYRATENDIYNFFSPLNPVRVHIEIGPDGRVTGEADVEFATHEDAVAAMSKDKANMQHRYVELFLNSTAGASGGAYEHRYVELFLNSTAGASGGAYGSQMMGGMGLSNQSSYGGPASQQLSGGYGGGYGGQSSMSGYGSQGAVSSSYYSSGSRASVGVNGMGGMSSMSSMSGGWGV
- the HNRNPH1 gene encoding heterogeneous nuclear ribonucleoprotein H isoform X2; amino-acid sequence: MMLGTEGGEGFVVKVRGLPWSCSADEVQRFFSDCKIQNGAQGIRFIYTREGRPSGEAFVELESEDEVKLALKKDRETMGHRYVEVFKSNNVEMDWVLKHTGPNSPDTANDGFVRLRGLPFGCSKEEIVQFFSGLEIVPNGITLPVDFQGRSTGEAFVQFASQEIAEKALKKHKERIGHRYIEIFKSSRAEVRTHYDPPRKLMAMQRPGPYDRPGAGRGYNSIGRGAGFERMRRGAYGGGYGGYDDYNGYNDGYGFGSDRFGRDLNYCFSGMSDHRYGDGGSTFQSTTGHCVHMRGLPYRATENDIYNFFSPLNPVRVHIEIGPDGRVTGEADVEFATHEDAVAAMSKDKANMQHRYVELFLNSTAGASGGAYEHRYVELFLNSTAGASGGAYGSQMMGGMGLSNQSSYGGPASQQLSGGYGGGYGGQSSMSGYDQVLQENSSDFQSNIA